A window of Watersipora subatra chromosome 10, tzWatSuba1.1, whole genome shotgun sequence genomic DNA:
CTTCTGGACTGCTGAACTTGTCGATATTAGCGCCCAAACAACTTTTTGGCAAAGTAAATCTTTTACGCGTTGTGTTTGacacaaataatgataaacttttagctgcATGGGCCCTAAGCACAACCTTTAGCCTTTATTAACTAGTTATTCATATACCAtagtaaatataaataagtGTTTTCACAtagtcgaagtatcaagaccacattaaacaaggaactactattagcctgatataGTTATTAGGTAATTATTTCTACGGTgatgcttttaaagttttaatgaaaaaactgaaaagctttggagttggaaaacgaaaatcgatacaaacagaaacactGAAAGAATTAATAGTCATTGATGTagccgagtcattattagtatgattttgtgaacacttccACTGATCACATGCTATTATGAGTTTGTAAAGattaaagaatgtcaaagtggcggtcaaatggaggtggcgttcaaatagaggtggcgttcaaatagaggttttgcaGTATGTGCTTGAAATGATTAAATGAGGTATACATAGTACAATTTATTTTCTTGTTAATCTTTGTATAGATCACATACATTGTTATGTGCTaggaaaatattacataaaCTGCCCATGTCGCGCAGGGTAAGAGCAAAAGCAACCTTTTCTCATCTACAATTTCATCCATACGCATGTAATTTTGAATATGCTAAAACCTTACAGGTAGTATCAGTTTCACATTGAATCTTGTGCTGCCCTCCATGCTGCTCCCCATCCTCAACTAATAGTTGCAATTATACTATTTTTATTCACTGCTAGAAGCCGATTGGAAGTCGTAAGAGACGTGCTAGCAAAATATTTGGCaatgataaaattatataagCTGGTattagctgttggtggaactaCTACTACAGTCAAAACCTCAACATATGAAGTCCAAATAACCAGACTTTGGGGTAGAAGTCACTTTTTTGCAAGTGTAcattatatggtttaatttgtCTAAAAAAACACGCGTATGGCATTAAACCAACATCATTATACAAAACCACGCAAAACAACAACGTCactaaattatttgtaaaaggTACATGATGTAGATAAATGAAGCAATAATCAGTAGGAAAAGGTTGTTACTTCAGAGACAAACAAAAGTGATAGCTTGGTAACTAGTAGCTTTAGTAATAAAGTAAGTGATACAACGGTTTTAACATCCACCAGCTTAAACTAGATATTCCATAAagtaaattaatataaatagttCAAATTACCTCTATTTTAACCAGCGTTcctattttatttaaatgagCTTTAATATTGCCCAGCTCTGACAAAGATGCTATTTGGTTGTGTTTACCAATCTTGCATGGGGTCAATTTAGACCTTATAGAACAAGTCATGTTTTTACACACCATTTTTTGAGTTATCTCGTCTTGAACTTCTCTTGTGCCCAAAAATATACAGATCATGTTGCTAGCATGGTTGGTGGGTAACTCCATTACTCCACAAAATGCTGCCAGTCAGCTTTTCCTTAGGAGTTTCCTAAGCTCAGTGACTATATCGTTCTTAACTTACAACTCATTCCTGGCACAAAGACGTGACATATCGAACTGTTTCCTTACGGAGAGGATGCGGAGGCCCAACCCCTAGCAACAATCTTTTCACTCTTACTAGAAAAAATgggttttaaaaaaattgatttgtatctGTGATTTTATAACTGTATACAACTTCAGATTCAATCAGTACATCGGTCGATATACTATACTCGCTTTTACTATCTGCGctgaacaaataaaaagaaaatatgttattaatatacatgttaCTTGTCGGTCACAGATATGACGAACATTGTCCTCCATTTCTGTAGAAACACCATCATATGGATTGTAATATTTTGCAGAATGTGCTGGACACAGACCATGAAACAGGACCAGAGGCTATTACTTATTCATGTTATAGTtttgtacatttatatacattatttagCAAACTCCAATGGCAGATGTTTTTAAcagcaatattatttataattttaaaatctgAATCTTCCTCAAAAATGCATGACAATGTTGAGAATTCCACATTTGTATTACATAtcattgttatattttcataacaattttttccaatatagcatcataaatacatgtagttatttttaGCTATCTTTGCTGGGGGCAGTTATTATGTTTGATGATAGGCTTGAGCTAGCAGTGTACTGCGTATTGGAAAAGATGATATTCTGTACAGGCTGGTTTGCTAACAATGCTTAAGAGAAAAGAGCTGTTTGTTGGAAATGGACGGGTCACCTGCCACTGCAAAAACCTGCAATCTGAAGATTGTCTCTCACCTCACGGCCTCGGTGTAATTATCAACTATCTCCTCAACGGTATAAAAGGCCTCTTCGAAATACTCCTGTAATGATCAAAGACCAATAAAGACATGGAGGTCAACTAGTATGTTGCTAGTGGGGGTAGAGACTAATTAGTAGCAAATGGGTTCACAGTTTGAGCCACACTAGAGCTCCAGTTCCTAGGGATTTGATAAAGAAAAGCATGGCAATTGTAGCATCATGCTAAGACAAGACTGCAAACAAGCAACCTGTCATACATTACAAGTTTAGTAAAGAAATACCACAAGGATAAATAAGGGAACAATCTACACCTTTGTAAATTATCACCACACCTCAACCTATCACTGTTTTGACCGCCCTAACAGGGAGCACTTATCGACCTTgtttttagaatattttgatCGCTGAACAAGAGTTATGCCTTACTAGATAAACTGCTGTCTCCTGGCCTGCAGccaaaaatcaacaaaaatcagGTCACAACCTGTTGTGCATTTAGGAGAACATTGCAAAAGATTAAATTATGTTACGTTTGGCAGCCTGCCAACAGACTAACATTTCCAATTATTCATGTCCATATCACGGAGATTGTTGAGGTAATTCAATCAAGTTGAGGCTACGCTAGGTGCCTTACACCACTTACAACTACAAGGAAGCTAGTGAAAGACTTGGTGGAAAGGAGTTGTCCAACAAACTAGTTCCAGGAGATTACAAGGTGCCATAACAGTAGGAAGGGAAAGATGTACCTTGAGGAAATAGGACAATTAGCCTGTGATCAGGTGGAACATTGTAGGTTGGAAGGGGGTGATTAGCCTATGATCAGGTGGAATACTGTAGGGGTTCACAAAAGCATGAGTAACCAACTTTAAAAGGAATAATAACTCCAGTTTGTGAACTTCCCAAAAACgtttaaattaatatattgtagtagtGGTCATTTTACTAAAACCAGTTATTATAGGGCATAACTAGGAAACAATATAGGATAAAATATGCAGTAATGGCACCTTCCAACTGACCTGAGACAAGCCGTGTTTGTAGTACCAGTGAAGATAAGCTTTCTGCCTATACATTTGCTGCGCTCTGGACCAGACATGCTCAGCATACGGTATGATGTTGCTGTAATTGCTGACGAGTGTAACGTCATGTTCATCTCGAGCTCCTAGCTTGCTCTGGCTCGctaacaataaaacttttttggtAGCGCACACTGTCAACAGGTTAGCTACCTCCTCTCAGCCAGTAAAATCAACAATACCACACAGGCGATGTTCTTATGCGAGGGGGGTCACATTTTCATAAGATATTGTGCTTCGAACATGGGTATGTTAGATCGTAATTCCAGTATGTTGGTAAAAAGGATTAACTCAACCAACCACAGCATGTATAACTGAATGTATAGCCTAAAGCACATCATACTGTGAATGTGTTGTTCGAAAAAAAACTACACAAATGTGTTTACGCGTTAATAAATAGTATAAAGCAACAGAGAGCTGTTCTATTTGATAGAAAGGTAAGTAACCTAGAGTTCCTCTTTCTGACAGAGTATAGCTGTCTATCTGACATAGAGGGTGAAGAATGAACACCCCTTGTAAGCTCACCCAGCCAATAATCAACCAGAGTATAGCTGTCTATCAGACATAGAGCATGAAGAATGAACACCCTTTGTAAGCTTACCCAGCCAATAATCAACCAGAGTATAGCTGTCTATCTGACATAGAGGGTGAAGAATGAACACCCCTTGTAAGCTCACCCAGCCAATAATCAACCAGAGTATAGCTGTCTATCTGACATAGAGGGTGAAGAATGAACACCCCTTGTAAGCTCACCCAGCCAATAATCAATCGGAAAAGGATTCCAACTGACAGCACTAAGTTCTTTTCTAATCCGTTTCTCCATGGCAGGCAAAAGGGTGTGGGCATTACGTTCCGTCTCCGGGCCACGTATGACTGCGACACTTGACAGGCACTGGCACTGGTAAACAATCATAGCATACATACAGACTTACATGAAAGGGTAAAAACACAAGAAATGCAAGATTAGTGGCTgggccatagaaataattagaaGAGAAATGCCAAAATAGACAAATGCAGAGCAATTATTAACATAAGACAGTCTAAAATACATTATCTTTTCATATACAGTATCATCgatttgataagatatgctTGGAAAATAGAAGGTTCAACAAGATATTTAAGGGCAGCCGTTTATCAATAAGTTGTATTTGTATTATCAGATATAATTGTTGAAAGATTTGAGCAATATAGCGATGAGGAAATAAAATTGACAAGTCAAACTGCATTAATCAGGTGATCATACATTTTGATTGGTCAAATCTCCTTTCCGGTTTCTTATCTCATGACTACCTGTTGAAACCTGTCACACTGTTAGAGACAATATGCATGCTAGGCTGACAATCTGTTAACCCCTGATGAGTTTTGCAGGTGATTTGAACAAGACTTTTACTGTGAGCTAGGAATGCTTGTGAGTTTATAGCAAAGAATTGAGCCACCCTTTGCATAAATTAACTggctttaaataataaacaataatatgcTATTGCTGCCTTTAGTAAAAATGTCAATACTGCATGTCAGGAGTTGTCGCCTCTATCTAAACTGACCGTAAGCCTGAGCGCACATCACATTTGACAAGAGTACTGGCTCGTTCAGTCTCAAGATAACTAGTATAACCCATAAATAGAAACTAGAAAGAGTTATCAGCACCTGAACTCCACAATGGTTTATAAAAGTTCACTAGCTTTTGAAATAATATCTTGAGATTAAAAGATCGATCGCATGAATGTGTGACAAATAGCAACAAGGTTTCAACTTACAAATTTCCCCATACTCTCTTGCTTGGTTAGGTTCACTACAGCATTACACAGAGCTTTAACATCTGTCGTCTGTCGTGACTTATGATTGGTtgttaaaaatttcaaacttgGCTGAGGACAAACACTGCGCACAATCTCAGACAACTCCAACTCACAACCGTAACCCCTACAAAACATATATGATTTTTAACCACCAGATCCGCACTACATCATGAGATAAATGGTGAGCAAAAGTAGCTGCACATGGCAAATCAGCGATTCATTATCAAATAATAATCAGTTGTCCCCGATCGTTGTCTAACTGCGGACCGGCCAACGCTTGACAATTTCATTGCGGACTGGgcagttgaaataataataataataggaaaGGTGAATCCTTGTCACCTGCTGATATGGAACTTTATTATCACATTGCTCCAAcaataaaacatattataaGGTTTACAAGTTTACAGgtttataattatatgtaagtttacgttataggggTTTTACATTATACACACTAAAACAACGTTTGACAACTAACAACCTTTGACAGACATTACAATGAGTAAAGAAAATAAGGGTGATGCAGAGTTTCTACCGGAACAGAATCCAACCAAACCATATATTCTGATAGATATGCAGAAAGACCATTCTAAAGATATCAACTGCCTAAACAATGGTTACAGAGAAATGGTGTTTAGCAAGTAGCATTACAAGTCAAACAAGCAAATAGATGATTTGTTCCTTAaacaaaattgatctttgtaaGGCCCTGTTGGACAACGTTCAGGTGAAAGACTCTGTTAACATAATATTAAGAAGTGAGTTTTACGTGGAGCCACTAAATTTCAGGTTACTTGAAACATCGGTTTTCCCGTCACTGGCAAAAATAAGCACGTATACTAGACCATTGCCTGCCGAACAACTCCAGTCTCAACTAGTGACTTGAGGACGGATATATAGAGTTACACACTACTGCTTATGAAATACAAGTTCAGATTTCTAAATGCTTTAGCCTGTCACGATCTTTAGCTAAAAGGATATGTAGAACATTTCTGTGGTACATTCATGCAAGTAACGATAACGTCTAGGGGAACTAACACAAGACTTGACCCGAATGACAGACAAACTCTACCCAAACAGTGCGAgaatatttttttcttattgaGAGTCCTTTTTAATTTATGTCTACAAGCTTGTTGAAAAAGGGATATTATCAAAAATGACAAGTAAAAGTTCATCCATCTGCCTCGGCAATGATTTAgctttatttaacaaaataatgtaaCTTAGAAATTTGGCTATCAGATTTGGAATATCGCTCTGAACAACAAAGCGATTCCTGTTTTACGTGTCAACAAATGAAATCATTGAGATTGCAGTCGTCTTTTGAACGAAATATGCGTGTGCAGTTTATTCAGTTACAAACAAAAAGCTGATGCCTTGAATCACTTCAAAATTTTGTCACACTACCTAGAAGACTCGCCTTAGAAACACGATATTAACAGATTGCTTTCCATGAAAAGGTCCAATAGGATCTTTGATAATACCTGTACAGTGTGCGCATTAGCCAATCAAGTCTCATACTAAAcgcaatttttaaaaactcatttCTTGTAATTATCTGCGAGTGAAATTCTTGTGACGATCTCCATATAATTTCCAGAGCACTATGAAATTCAAAGTGAGCTGATTGCTAGCAGAATAAGCAataagaaaagagtgatgcagaaAGGTTCTTATGGAACATCAACGAGCTAAACCGAGTGAGCATGGCATGAAAAGTCTGTGATCAATATTTCAACCAGGTATCTATGCCTTTACAACAAAGACACTAACTACAACATCATAGACGAGTGTCGTGTCTCAACAGAAACAGATATAGTTCATGTGACATTATACTGACAGAAAGCTAAGGACAGGTAAGCGCAATATCCAGCCTCAAGACACACACTTGTAAAATAGGTATACCTTTACAATGAATAATCACATCTTTTATAAATGGCTAGCGTGTTAGACGTATGGCACAAAGTTAAACTCCATTAAATAAAACGGGAGGCTGACCTGACTGGAGTAAGAGTGTCTGTGGGCAGAGTGAGACCAGCTATGCATTTTGCCATATACAGATTCATTTGGGCGAAGGACACGGCAGCCTGCTGACCTTCACTGCAATGTCTGCTCACCATGTCATTTCGGAACAACAGCACAGCATCTGAGAACCTGTACAAAAGTATTCGGATAGCAGAGGCCCTATTCATACACTACttgatgaatttaaaaaatgtatGCTTATAAAATGAGGAAGAAGGAATGTGGTAAAACAAGTCACAATTATACACTGAAACACTACCAAAGAAATAAATTAGCTTGTTTGTGAAACCTACAGTAGCATTGTGAGTGCGAATGGTAAATTTCAACTCTCTCCTTGCCTCTAATCTTGTATTTGACTGGCTATGCCTCTATCGCCAATGTCAGTTCAtagtttcattttcaattttagttGCTAGTTTCATTTTCAATTCAACTGTCAGCTTCATTTCTaatattacttgctaattttaTTCTCAGTTGCTAGTTTCATTTTCAATTCAACTGTCAGTTTCATTTCTAATTTTACTTgctaattttattttcagttgcTAGTTTCATTTTCAATTCAACTGTCAGTTTCATTTCTAATTTTACTTgctaattttattttcagttgctagttcatttttaacttaacttGCTCGCTTCATTCTCAGCTTCAGTTGTTAGCTTCATTTTCACTTTTCATTACTAATATCAGTATCACTTTAGTCACTGTCGTCAGTTTTATTGTAGTTCCTAGTTCCGTCGATAATCTAAGCTACTACTTTTTGTTTCCCTTTTTGTTACTAGCTTTAGTTACATTTCAACTGCTAGTTTCATTTTTAATCTCAGTTATTGGTTTCATTTTAATTACTCTTTGAATCACCCTATAAAACGCAGGAACATTCGAGTTCAGATTCTGTGAAGGCTTCACTTTGATGCAGAGCGCAATCTTCTTTAAATACAGTATATGTCCCTACACGTATAGATAGACTTTTGTGAGAAAGTGAGGGATAATTTGAATTTAGCATACTATAAGTTACGAAGCAAAACTGATTGCCAGGGTCTGACAAAACTAGCTATTGTGTGTTGTCTTAAAATGATACAGCAAAAAACACAAGAGAAGAATCTACATGTAGAATATTACATCATAAACAAGTTGAACATTCATATATGTTTTCAGTAATTGACTCGCTAACACGACCTATTTCTTGCTGCGTTAAATCATTGCTCATGAAGACCGTGTAGATGTCCATCCatgttatataacatattatacaTCCATcttatataacatgttatataaaatgttaTGTAACATGGAtgtataacatgttatataacATGTTATCCATGCCATAACGATAACAGTTAACAAGAGCCAGTGAGTATGCTACCTTTGCGCTTCACAGACATATCATTTGAGCCGCTGTCCAACAACTCGGGTAAacaatttgaaataaaatatttaaaacaaggTTTCTATATCTTTACTTACTTCTGGAGAGAAGTGAGGGAGAGTAAGGCGTTGTAATGCTGCAAAGGGGTGTCACCAGAGGTAAAAGGAGCGACAACGCAAGAGATGATGTGCTCCAGTCTGAACTCATTACGCAAGGTCTCTAAGAGTCGAGAGCCGAGGCCCCCACCGGTACCGCCGCATAAGCTCTGCACcatcattatattattaaacaTATCACATCTGCAATATAAAACAGCAACAGCGCATAACAGCAGCAGAATAGATGTATTAACCAGTATGCGCGAGACCGACACCTGCCGACACCTGCCAGCCAAGTGTTTAGCACCAAGTCTGTTCACCATAATTTGATTTCACATTACTAAATCACTATAGATTGCATATTTATACCGCTTTTCATAAGAATAAGCGTCTTTTGTATATCAACAACAAGCCAGTGACTGCAATGCTATGATTTGCAATTAtatatgactagctgtgctacccagcgttgccgggtaataaaaaagtctttggacagaaaattgatttgtatttaacatataacaacactcgccattctaactttcaaactacatatcatgagagaagtgttttgtgtaattgaaataaattaagagagaaaatcacaacaactgtaaaggttttcaaactttgtcaaataactgtaactttcaaacttcatatcatgaggaaatggTTTTGTGCGAGACaacgaaattaaaaataaagaaaataactgtaaaggttttcaaacaactgtaagtttagaATTTCATAGCTTGAAAGaaatgtttcgttgaaataaattagaaggaaaaatataaatgtaaaggtgtctaaatgtaaatgtgaactcattaaagaataatggctaaatatagtctatttcgctacgattacaatcaaaaaatatttggtacacaattatgattttagttcatttcagtgttggcatgtgaaaatatcgtaggctataaaTGTACATAGAGTattataaaaacccatagtcattatctaatgcaattacCTCCTGGTAcaaattatcatcattaaaaatagtaccaaaatactatgtgaaccttaataactataggtacctacaatgactttaatgctagctgtactacccggcgttgcccaggtaataaaaaaatctttgcacagaaaatcgatttgtatttaacatataacaatatttaccattctaactttcaaactacatatcatgagaaaagtgttttgtgtagttgaaataaattaaaagagaaaataaaaacaactgcaaaggttttcaaactttgtcaaacaacttttaaacttcatatcatgagaaaaatgttttgtgcaggtcaaataaattaaaaaa
This region includes:
- the LOC137405632 gene encoding tubulin delta chain-like isoform X2 translates to MATVPVYVGQCGNQLGFKLDEAKLKASFSNDPSSGQQEAASLSSWTPEKKSYRRCIMIDTETKVVNKLNTLKCKLSPDRKKSKELLTQTTREENIIFGKRGRGNNWALGYEGLSTERILEQAIESIRKESERCDMFNNIMMVQSLCGGTGGGLGSRLLETLRNEFRLEHIISCVVAPFTSGDTPLQHYNALLSLTSLQKFSDAVLLFRNDMVSRHCSEGQQAAVSFAQMNLYMAKCIAGLTLPTDTLTPVRGYGCELELSEIVRSVCPQPSLKFLTTNHKSRQTTDVKALCNAVVNLTKQESMGKFCQCLSSVAVIRGPETERNAHTLLPAMEKRIRKELSAVSWNPFPIDYWLASQSKLGARDEHDVTLVSNYSNIIPYAEHVWSRAQQMYRQKAYLHWYYKHGLSQEYFEEAFYTVEEIVDNYTEAVR
- the LOC137405632 gene encoding tubulin delta chain-like isoform X1; the protein is MATVPVYVGQCGNQLGFKLDEAKLKASFSNDPSSGQQEAASLSSWYRTPEKKSYRRCIMIDTETKVVNKLNTLKCKLSPDRKKSKELLTQTTREENIIFGKRGRGNNWALGYEGLSTERILEQAIESIRKESERCDMFNNIMMVQSLCGGTGGGLGSRLLETLRNEFRLEHIISCVVAPFTSGDTPLQHYNALLSLTSLQKFSDAVLLFRNDMVSRHCSEGQQAAVSFAQMNLYMAKCIAGLTLPTDTLTPVRGYGCELELSEIVRSVCPQPSLKFLTTNHKSRQTTDVKALCNAVVNLTKQESMGKFCQCLSSVAVIRGPETERNAHTLLPAMEKRIRKELSAVSWNPFPIDYWLASQSKLGARDEHDVTLVSNYSNIIPYAEHVWSRAQQMYRQKAYLHWYYKHGLSQEYFEEAFYTVEEIVDNYTEAVR